Proteins encoded within one genomic window of bacterium:
- a CDS encoding SDR family oxidoreductase: MTDPFSLSGKRFLVAGGTRGVGRAISLQFARSGASVVANFIRNQGAADRLKLVAEKEGLEIDLCRADLTSPKGLEQIEQTLDAKGTSLSGLVYCAATGVHKPLAELTLRHFDWVFALNVRAFLDLVLRIGMRLSDGASIVAVSSDGGVRAVPFYTLVGSSKGALESMARHLAAELGPRGIRVNILAPGAVLTDSWDSMPDRERRLEAARSRSPMKRLVTVEEVAFAAQFLCSDAASGISGDRLVVDGGVGTVQ; the protein is encoded by the coding sequence GAAACGTTTTCTGGTGGCCGGGGGAACCCGCGGGGTCGGACGGGCGATCTCTCTTCAATTCGCGAGGAGTGGTGCGTCGGTCGTGGCGAATTTCATCCGTAACCAGGGAGCGGCGGACCGATTGAAGCTGGTGGCGGAAAAGGAAGGGCTCGAGATCGATCTGTGCCGTGCCGATCTGACCAGCCCGAAAGGACTGGAACAGATCGAACAGACTCTCGATGCGAAGGGAACCTCCTTGTCCGGGCTCGTGTATTGCGCGGCGACGGGTGTGCACAAGCCGTTGGCCGAATTGACCCTGCGTCATTTCGACTGGGTGTTCGCGCTGAACGTGCGCGCTTTCCTCGACCTCGTGCTGCGGATCGGGATGCGGCTTTCCGATGGGGCTTCCATCGTGGCCGTATCCTCGGACGGGGGGGTCCGGGCGGTCCCCTTTTATACCCTGGTCGGTTCCTCCAAGGGGGCGCTGGAATCGATGGCTCGGCATCTCGCCGCGGAACTCGGACCCCGCGGGATCCGGGTCAACATTCTCGCCCCCGGAGCGGTCCTGACCGACTCCTGGGACAGCATGCCGGACCGGGAGCGCAGGCTCGAGGCGGCCAGGAGCCGGTCGCCCATGAAGAGATTGGTGACCGTCGAGGAAGTCGCCTTCGCCGCCCAGTTCCTCTGTTCCGATGCGGCAAGCGGCATATCGGGGGACCGCCTGGTGGTCGACGGCGGGGTGGGGACCGTTCAATAG